The following coding sequences lie in one Populus trichocarpa isolate Nisqually-1 chromosome 14, P.trichocarpa_v4.1, whole genome shotgun sequence genomic window:
- the LOC7497346 gene encoding zinc finger protein ZAT9: MALLVDQQPNFKHFCKICKKGFMCGRALGGHMRAHGIGDENVNMEDEDPASDWEDKLGATVPPGTRRMYALRTNPNRLKSCRVCENCGKEFLSWKSFLEHGRCTSEDADQLLVSSPGSDEEGGTPRRGCYWSKRKRSLRAKVGNFNSSCPSSEEEDLANCLMMLSNATVDPLEAEPEESCASASKEEERRNPLNFMAHVEYKPPLDKAKGIAKGMFECKACKKVFNSHQALGGHRASHKKVKGCYAARLDQGMEDSLADHDEDFITNDEFFSTKSTSTLQFDHGSTPPLASTSKRKSKVHECSICHRVFSSGQALGGHKRCHWLTSNSPDTSSFPKFHQFQDHLDQIQRRPKFINNSEPLDLTLDLNLPAHPPVANPSNIAVSTEIYLQPWTRVDAKVKDDNNHQHQNEKDHRDTKDNNNDDNNNYYSSVQNVNDEADSKVKLAKLSELKDMSTSGSSSPWLQVGIGSTTDVRADQL; encoded by the coding sequence ATGGCTTTGCTTGTGGATCAACAACCAAACTTCAAGCACTTCTGTAAAATATGCAAGAAAGGATTTATGTGTGGAAGAGCACTAGGAGGGCACATGAGAGCACACGGAATAGGTGATGAGAATGtcaacatggaagatgaagatcCTGCTAGTGACTGGGAAGATAAATTGGGAGCCACCGTGCCCCCTGGAACCAGGCGTATGTATGCGTTAAGAACGAATCCAAATCGATTAAAGAGCTGTCGGGTTTGTGAAAATTGTGGCAAAGAATTCTTGTCATGGAAGTCTTTTCTTGAACATGGAAGATGCACGTCCGAGGATGCAGATCAATTGCTTGTTTCCTCTCCAGGATCGGACGAGGAGGGTGGAACTCCAAGAAGGGGTTGCTATTGGTCTAAGAGAAAACGATCATTGAGAGCTAAAGTTGGCAATTTTAACTCAAGTTGCCCGTCAAGCGAAGAGGAAGATCTTGCTAATTGCCTCATGATGCTATCTAATGCAACAGTTGATCCCTTAGAAGCCGAGCCTGAGGAGTCCTGTGCATCTGCTAGTAAAGAAGAAGAGCGAAGAAATCCGTTGAATTTTATGGCTCATGTGGAATATAAGCCACCATTAGACAAGGCCAAGGGGATTGCTAAAGGAATGTTTGAATGCAAAGCATGCAAGAAAGTTTTCAATTCACATCAAGCATTGGGTGGACATAGAGCTAGCCACAAGAAGGTTAAAGGATGTTATGCAGCCCGGCTTGATCAAGGCATGGAGGATAGCCTAGCTGATCATGATGAAGATTTCATCACAAATGATGAATTCTTTTCAACAAAATCGACATCGACTTTGCAATTCGATCATGGTTCAACTCCTCCATTGGCTTCCACTTCGAAAAGGAAATCCAAAGTGCACGAATGTTCCATATGTCATCGTGTATTTTCATCCGGACAAGCATTAGGTGGCCATAAAAGGTGTCATTGGCTCACTTCAAATTCTCCAGACACTTCATCTTTCCCCAAGTTCCATCAATTTCAGGATCACTTGGACCAAATTCAACGACGACCGAAGTTCATCAACAATTCTGAGCCATTAGATCTCACACTTGATCTCAATCTTCCTGCTCATCCACCTGTTGCAAACCCTTCAAATATTGCGGTTTCTACTGAGATTTACTTACAACCTTGGACGAGAGTTGATGCAAAAGTAAAGGATGACAACAATCATCAGcaccaaaatgaaaaggatCATCGTGACACCAAAGACAACAATAacgatgataataataattattatagttcAGTCCAGAATGTGAATGATGAAGCAGATAGTAAGGTGAAGTTAGCAAAACTTAGTGAATTAAAAGACATGAGCACTAGTGGAAGTTCATCTCCATGGTTGCAGGTGGGAATTGGTTCAACTACTGATGTGAGAGCGGACCAGTTATAA